The DNA region CCCTTTCTTGACATTGTAGGTTTTTGCCGAGCTTCCATCCTTAGGCTTTATACGGTGTGCAAGCTTGATAGGTCATAACAATAACCAAGAGATGCGGTCATGCCAAATGCAGGATACAATTGCAAAATTTCGTGATGGCCGTGTATGTTTCTATTCATAATTTTCAATGGGATGCACCCATCTTTTGTACGTTCTATGTTATCTATGCTTGCTTGCCTTAACTATCTGTAATTCTGTGCAACTATATTTGTGAAATTTCATGATCCCATGTATGTTTCTACTCATAACATAATTCTACATTTGTATTTTTCTTTCCTAGTACCATCTGTTATAGTTTTAATATTAGTTAGGTTTAACTGCGTGCTATGCATATGCAGCCCCATTTTAGGGGCATATTGGAGCTAATTTTTACGCCTCGTATTTCATACTTATCCGGTTATCAAAGCCACTGTGTCATCGGTTTGTAGGTTACGCTGCTAGTTGCAACTAGTGTAGCAGAGGAAGGACTTGATATTCGACAGTGCAATGTTGTCATTCGCTTTGACCTTGCAAAGACTGTTTTGGCTTACATACAGTCTCGGGGTCGTGCTAGAAAGCCTGGATCTGACTACATATTGATGCTTGAAAGGTACTTGTGTCACCCAAATTTTTGGTGCAATTAAAATATGCTCTGTTTAAGTCCATGAACTTAATTGATTGTACTAGGGGAAATTTGTCGCATGAAGCGTTCTTGAAACATGCTCGGAGTAGTGAGGAGACATTGAGAAAAGAAGCTATTGAGAGAACTGATCTCAGCCATCTTGATGGTACTTCTATGATAAGCCCTGTTGATACATCACCTGATTCTATGTATCAGGTTGAATCCACAGGTGCTGTTGTCAGTTTGAACTCTGCAGTTGGACTCATACATTTTTACTGCTCACAGCTGCCAAGTGACAGGTACAGACTTCTTCTAATTTGTTTAATATACTTGCTCAATTAATTTTTAAAATTGCAGGCTCATCCTTAGTTTCCTACTCCCAGATACTCGATTCTTCGTCCGGAATTTATTATGGAAAAGCATGAGAAGCCAGAGGGTTCAACAGAATATTCTTGCAAGCTTCAGCTCCCTTGTAATGCTCCATTTGAGAAGCTTGAAGGCCCTATATGCAGTTCAATACGTCTGGCACAGCAGGTAATGGCAGTTCCATTGGAACAAACTATTATTCAGTTTTTGACTCCTATTTTGTCCATAAGTTTGAATCATGCCTGACTGTTTTTGTGCAGGCTGTTTGTTTAGCTGCTTGTAAGAAGCTACATGAAATGGGTGCCTTCACAGATATGCTTTTGCCTGATAGAGGAAGTGGGGAAAGAGAGAAGACAGAACAAAATGATGAAGGTGATCCACTCCCTGGAACAGCACGCCATAGAGAATTCTATCCTGAAGGGGTTGCTGAAATTCTGCGGGTGAGCATTTGCTTTCTCACTCATTATCTCTGAGTTTGAACTTGGAATGGTCTTAGTGGCGCATTTCAAGCTCCAGTATTTGGTTTATAATTCTAGTTGCTTTCTTGCAGTCTCATTTCACTGTATTTTGTTTATCACAGGGAGAATGGATTTTATCTGGAAGAGATGGTTGCCAAAGCTCACAGTTTATTAAGTTATATATGTATTCTGTAAACTGTGTGAACATTGGGACTTCAAAGGACCCTTTTGTTACACAACTTTCAAATTTTGCTCTTATTTTTGGCAATGAGCTGGATGCAGAGGTAAATTTGTTATCTGGCAATATTATACAATTTGACTGAAAAAAATCTGGAGTCTATAATGTTTCAATTTTTAGGTTTTATCGACGACGATGGATCTCTTTGTTGCTAGGACAATGATAACAAAGGCATCTCTCGTATTCCGCGGACCAATTGAAATTACAGAAAGTCAGGTTGGTTTGCTTGAAAAATGTGAAGCATCATCTTTCATTTCGATAATTTACGTTAATGTAGCTAATTTCTATTCCTGTGATACCAGCTGGTCCTGCTGAAGAGCTTTCATGTTAGGCTTATGAGCATTGTACTTGATGTTGGTGTTGATCCCTTAACTACACCTTGGGATCCAGCAAAAGCATACCTCTTTGTCCCTGTTGGGGCTGAGAAATGTATGGATGCTTTAAGAGAGATAGATTGGACCTTAGTTAACAGCATTGTGAACTCTGATGCCTGGAACAATCCTCTGCAGAGGGCACGCCCAGATGTCTATCTGGGCACTAATGAAAGGACTCTTGGCGGAGATAGGAGGGAATATGGGTTCGGGAAATTGCGTAATGGATCTGCTTTTGGACAGAAGGCCCATCCTACTTATGGTATTAGAGGCGCcattgctgattttgatgttgtCAAAGCATCTGGATTAGTTCCTGCTCGTGATAGGGGGCATTTTAATGATTATCAAAACCAAGGCAAGTTGTTCATGGCAGATTCATTATGGGATGCTAAAGATCTTGCTGGAATGGTTGTAACTGCTGCCCACTCAGGAAAGAGGTTCTATGTGGACAGTATTTGCTACAACATGAACGCAGAAAATTCATTCCCTAGGAAAGAGGGCTACCTGGGTCCATTGGAGTACAGCTCGTATGCTGATTACTACAAGCAGAAGTAAGATAACGTTTTGAAGCTGAATACAAGCAGAGTACCCTTTTAGTTCTGATTGTTTTTGCTTTCCCTTTATGGCAAAATAGCTTTACAGCAGCAATATTGTGACCCTTGGTGTTTTTTTCTCAGGTATGGCGTGGAGTTAATTTATAAGAAACAGCCTCTTATACGGGCACGTGGTGTTTCATATTGCAAGAATCTACTTTCTCCTAGATTTGAGCATTCTGAAGGTAAAGCTGTGCATTTCTTTTTTATGAGATTTCATTTATATTATTTCAGCCTTAAACCTTACATTAACTTAATAAAGAAATACTAACTTAGTTCTTAACACAGTTACAAGTGGGACCATTCTTGTATAATGGGCTGTATGCTACTATTGTTTTGCAGCTAACAATGGAGAGTTCTCAGAGAACCTTGACAAAACATACTATGTATATTTACCACCTGAATTGTGCCTTGTTCATCCTCTTCCTGGATCACTTATTCGTGGAGCTCAGAGGTTACCCTCGATAATGAGAAGGGTGGAGAGCATGCTTCTTGCAATTCAACTGAAGGACATAATTGGTTATCCGGTTCCTGCAAATAAGGTACACCTGCACCCCTCAACCCTACATTTTTTAAGGGGAAACTTTCTAGTATCCCCTGTTACTAGAATTTACTTGTAGTGAGACACTTAAATTTTATCTTTTCTATAATAAAATTTATCCTTTCTGTAATACACCACGTCTATTGAGATGCTAAGACTACATGAGTACATGACATCCAAGTGAGTGTACCATACACCTCTGTGCCTTCGTTATTGCTCCTAGCATTGGTGCATCGTGGCTGTTAGTAAGAAAACTTAGCTAAATAAACCAGGATATACTCAAACCACGTGCTATTAATGCTTGTTTTGGACATGACAATCAGCATGGCAAATTTAAGGGTGTAACCTTTCCAAAAGATTGTGCTTTTGTTGCAAAAAGAGCATAAACCTGTTCTTATTCACCTAGATTCATCGTGCAAGGGCTAAATTATATTCTCAAATAAAAGAGAGATTGTGGAATCGATTAATGGCTCTTtctttttgtgtgtttgtgGCTCATGGCAGATATTAGAAGCCTTGACTGCTGCATCATGCCAGGAGACATTCTGCTATGAAAGAGCAGAGCTGCTGGGTGATGCATACTTGAAATGGGTTGTAAGTAGATTTCTTTTCCTAAAATATCCTCAAAAGCATGAGGGGCAGCTCACAAGGATGCGGCAGCAGATGGTTAGCAACATGATCCTGTACCAATATGCTCTGAATAAAAGCCTCCAAACTTATATCCAAGCAGATCGATTTGCTCCATCAAGGTGGGCAGCTCCGGGAGTGTTGCCTGTATTTGACGAAGAAACAAGAGATTCTGAACCATCCATCTTTGAGGAATCTAGTCCTCGTTGTGAATTGCACAAGGATTCTTATGAGGACTATGCGGATAGCATGCAAGAAGACGGTGAAATTGAGGGAGATTCTAGCTGCTATCGTGTTCTGTCTAGCAAAACATTAGCAGATGTTGTGGAAGCACTTATTGGTGTCTACTACGTAGCAGGAGGGAAAATCGCTGCAAACCACCTGATGAGATGGATCGGGATCCATGCAGAGTTGGATCCTCAGGAGATCCCTACTTCAAAGCCATATATCATACCTGAGAGCATAATGAAAAGCATTGATTTTGACACATTAGAAGGTGCACTCGGTATCAAGTTTCAGACTAAAGGCTTACTTGTTGAGGCTATCACACATGCATCGAGGCCATCATCTGGTGTTTCCTGTTACCAGCGCCTGGAATTTGTTGGGGATGCTGTGTTGGATCATCTAATTACAAAACACTTATTTTTCACTTATACTGACCTACCTCCTGGCCGCTTGACTGACTTGAGAGCTGCAGCTGTTAATAATGAGAACTTTGCAAGGGTTGCAGTTAAGCATAAGCTGCATGTACATCTTCGCCATGGATCGTCTGCATTGGAGACACAGGTAGGTCCCTCTTTATTTGTTCAGCGGCGACCTTCCTTGTCTTTTATGATGTGATGGTTGGACTGGAGTAGGGTTGTGTTGAAATTCTTGCTGCATTTTGGAAGCAATGCTGACTATTTATCTCTATCCTCTGAAGATTCGGGAGTTCGTAAAGGATGTCCAGGAGGAGCTTTCAAAACCAGGTTTCAATTCTTTTGGGCTTGGGGATTGTAAGGCTCCTAAGGTGCTTGGAGACATTTTTGAGTCTATTGCTGGTGCAATATTCCTGGATAGTGGGTATGATACCTCGATAGTCTGGAAGGTAATTAGTTTCTGTATCCTTGAAACAAAGTTGTGTCCATCCTCATGTGGAAATACTAAGTTTCCTTTTATTAAACTGTTATGCCAGGTTTTTCAGCCTTTACTTGATCCAATGGTAACACCAGACACCCTTCCAATGCATCCTGTTAGGGAGCTCCAAGAGCGCTGCCAGCAGCAAGCTGAAGGATTAGAATACAAAGCATCCCGCACAGGCAATGTAGCTACCGTTGAAGTCTTTGTTGATGGTATTCAGATTGGTGTAGCTCAAAACCCACAGAAGAAGATGGCACAAAAGTTGGCAGCGAGAAATGCGCTTGTTGTCTTGAAGGAGAAGGAAACCGCAGCAAAGAAAGATACCGAAAAGGACGGTGAGAAGAAAAATGGTTCTCAGATGTTCACTAGGCAGACCCTGAACGACATCTGCTTGAGAAAGCAGTGGCCAATGCCACAATACAGGTGCGTAAACGAGGGCGGCCCTGCCCATGCCAAAAGATTTGTTTATGCAGTAAGGGTGAATACATCTGACCGTGGATGGACTGACGAGTGCATTGGAGAGCCAATGCCGAGTGTGAAGAAGGCTAAGGACTCTGCTGCCGTTCTTCTTCTTGAGCTTTTGAATAGGAATTACCAACACAAGCCTGACGGCAAATAGTTTAGTTGATGTTCTTGGTGGGGGCATTCAGCATTCTTATACCCATTCAGTGCTTTTCAGCCCTGACAAATAAAAACATAAGCAGAGCTGAGGAGTGAGATTAGAGGATTATTTTGTCGAGGCCGCTGGTTACTATTAGGTATTTACTGGTGAGGTATTGAGGTGTCACAAATAGGGGTTGCAAATTGCAATAGAAGAAAGGATAGGTTGATATAGGATATTGTTGGCCTCCCATTCGTCGATTGTATAAGGTGTTTACAGCACAATGCATTGCATTGATCCAATAAACTTATAGTACGATTATATTATAATGGTACCTTACATGTTTATCATGTATCTATTTCTCAGTGCTTAGTTACTGCTTACAGCACCTCACATTCTATGTAGCATCATGCATGAACAAAACTGTCAACTTTGCGCTGGAATATGGATAGAATGGCCTTGCCACCTGGTAGCAAGGGAATTAATAAATCTGCGGAGTCCATTCTGGGATACTCGTCTAGAAAGATACTGAAATAATAATTCGATTAACaacttgatgatgatgacactAATCTGGAAACTGACATGATGCAACGTCCATAAGGTGAGCAACGAAAACATCTTATTGCAAATCCCCAAAAATAATGAAAACATCTGATTCCACCGGGTGTAAGGGTGCAAGCAGCGAGGAAGGGTCTTCTAGGCCGTGAGCTCCATGATGGCGCTGACGATGTCGCCGTCGTGCGCCTTGAGAGCCTTGACGGCCTTGGCCCGCGACACGCTGGCCTGCGTCATGACGAGGTCGATGTCGCGGGGCTCAATCCCGGTCTcgtccaccacctcctcctcctcgtcggccggcgccgcggccgccgtgtCCTGCTTGGCCATCGCCTTGCTGAGGTCCTGCATCCTGAACTGCTGCACGGCCTGGGCCTGCAGCTGTGAGCTCAGGTCCTCTATCTTGGCCTCGCCGAATATCACGTACGTCTCCGACGTCGGGCTCTTGAACACGTCAGGCTTCGACACCACGAACAGTATCTGGAGCAAAGAACAAGAACGGCTGTCAGTAACAGAAGACTAGCTAGGAGTTTCATGACGAACGAAATCAAGGAGGACAAAAGCTTGCTTGTGTTCTGACTTACGTTCTTGGCTCTTTTGATGGTTATCCTGCTGACGCCGGTGACGGGTTTCATTCCGAGCTTCATCATGGCCTTGCGGCTCTTCTTCTCGCTCCGGCTCTGCTTGGAGCCCTCGGTTGCCCCTGCACCGAGCTCACCTGCACGCGGGCACAGCAGATACTGCACGTAAGATTCCCCATTCGGCAGGTGCTAATCTATAACTATTGCAGCAATTCAAACACTGAAACATTCACACTGGCATGCTGTCAGTgccagaagagtagagaagattCCACGCGCGCGGTGGAGACAGAATCAGCAAACAGAGGCCAATCAATCTTATAACATGATAAAAAAACACATGGTACCTTCAtcagcgtcgtcgtcgtcgtcgtcgtcttcatcgtcctcgtcctcgtcctcctTGACGTCCTCGACGACCGGCGCCTCgtccgccgcctgctgctccgaCTTGGGCGCGGCCTCCTCGCtctccgccgcctcggtctTCTCCACCTCCGCCGGCGGCGCTTGCTCGCTGACCATCCTGCCTGGGCCGCGGCTGACCGAGCACGGGGTTTGCGGTGGCGCAGCGGCGACCTGCTGCGGTGGTGGCGCACGGGAACGAACGGGTGCTGGCTGGCCTCAGGATAAGGGCGGGGAAGCAGCAGAGTGTGAGCGAGCGAGCGCGGAGACCGGCGCAGGCCTTATCTATCCGCAACCGTGTCGTCGCCCGCTGGGTGGTGGGCTTGCGTACCCACCCGAGCTGGGCTCTTCCAGCCCGTGTTGGCCGGCCTGTTGCGAACGCGGCCCATCAGGGTCTCGTAGCAAACTGTGCAGTATAATAAAATAGTTTGGGAGGTTTGCTTGGTGTTGGCCAGCTAATGCAATTTCCATTAGCTGCTCGTGCAAATCCCTCTGGAAATTGAATTGCATTGTGGAGTGGAGCACTGAAGAGTGGAGTGTAGATGGGCGAGGAACAGAGCTCTGCACTGCACACATGTTGATGCTCCGGTCTGATTCCTGTGGTCACTACTCACTAATAACTTAGCTGCTGCCGAGCATATGTAATCCATGCCCAAATCTTAGATGACACCAAGCATAGATGAGAGTTAATTTACACTACTAGGCCAATCGCTTGCACTCAGCTGGCAGACGCCGGCAGCTGGGCAGCTCAGTGATCTCCTGCGTAACACCCACATTTGCAGGTCATGCCATCGAGCCTTCAAGTGCCACTTCACCTAACAACATGCACGAACGAATTGGCACGTGTCAGAACTCAGGATCAGGCTGGCTATATATATGCACCTTGACTTGCCAAGTTCGTGTCAACTCACTGCTCCAGCAAGCCGGCGATCATAGAGACACTTCAGTGTTGGAGAAACATTAGTTCCATTGTACTCTGATGGGGAGAGCAACAAGATGGGGTGGTGGATCACGGTGGCAGTAGTGCACTCGATGGCCAGTCTGCTGGCGATGTGCGCCGGCGGGAACGGGGCGGCACTGCAGCCAGCTTCTACGGGGCGACGTGCCCGCCGGCGGAGATGATCGTGCGGCAGGAGGTCATCCGGGGTCTGCACAGCGACATCGGCTTCGCCGCCGGCCTCGTCAGGATGCACTTCCACGACTGCTTCGTCAGGGTAGCTAAGCACGCACCTGGCGTCGTCACTAGCTACTGCTCGACCATATCAATCCCTCACTCTGCTAGCAGCGATGCACGAGCCCTTTACAATCGCTGCTCGGTTGCGTTGCAGGGGTGCGACGCTGCTGGAGTCGACGCCGGACAACACCGCGGAGCGGGACTCCCCCGTGAACAACGCCAAGGCCCGCCTCGAGGACGCCTGCCCCGGGGTCGTCTCCTGCGCCGACATCCTCGCCTTCGCCGCCAGGGACAGTGTCGAGCTGGtaaaacaaacaagaacaacgtAACATCTCTGCTGCACTAGCTAGCTGTGTGTCTGCACTAGTCTTGACGACCTGTCTGTGccatggatggatggatcgaTGCGCAGAGCGGCGGGCCCCGGTACGACGTGCCGGGAGGGCGGCGCGACGGCACGGTGTCCATGGCGTCGGAGGTGCCCGACAACATCCCCGCGCCGACGTTCAACCTGGACCAGCTCACCCAGAGCTTCGCCGCCAAGGGCCTCACCCAGGAAGACATGGTCACCCTCTCAGGTACGCGTTACGTTACCTACGCACAGTGCCTGTCACGTTCAGCGACGTTCAAACGTGTCGGTCGGTGCATGGCAGGCGCGCACACTATCGGGCGGGCGCACTGCACGGCGTTCAGCGACCGGCTCTACAACTTCAGCGCGACGGGCGCGGCGGACCCGGCGCTGGACCCGCCGTTCCTGGCGCAGCTGCAGCACGCGTGCCCGGCCAccggccccggcggcggcgtcgaccCGGGCCTCGTGGTGCCCATGGAGCCGCGCACGCCCTACGCGCTCGACACGCTCTACTACTGGGGCGTCCTGCGGGGCCGCGGCCTCTTCGCCTCCGACCAGGCGCTGCTGGCCAGCGCGCCCACCGCCGCGCAGGTCAGGCAGAGCGCGTACGGGAGCTACCCGTGGAAGCAGAAGTTCGCCGCAGCCATGGTCAAGATGGGGCAGATCCAGGTGCTCACCGGCAGCAGCGGCCAGATCAGGGCCAAGTGCAGCGCCGTCAACTGAAGCATCCGCTCCATCGATTTTTCGTCGTCCTGTGTTGTTCTGCTGCTTCTGGTCGTGGAAATAAATAAACAGTTCATGACTGTTGCGACAGTATCATGTTGATCATGTGCCATTATGGACAAGCGGAGATCGTCGCCAGCGTGTGTCTTCGTCATCTCACCCTGCTCCGCCGAAGGAGCTTACGGCTGCGGTCGGAGCTGTAGCAGGAGACAAGAACAGAGGATCGATGGTCTCCGCTCTACTCTGTAGTATGCTGGTGCCGCGATGCCGCAGTCCGCGGGAGCCGCCTCTCCGCTACTCGATCTGTAGATTATAGGGTGATCGTATCCGTCGGTGCCTCCGCCCTTCACGCCGTCTCgatgtgccgccgccgccgccgcggccgctggAGCATCTGTGGGGTCAGAGCCAGCCCCGTCCgcgtgagcggcggcggaggcgtgcGCGGGGCCTCAGGCAACTCTACTTCGCGAGGATTTGATGGAGGCTCGCGTGGGAGGTACGGCGGCGGAGCCAGCGGAGATCGCCGGCGGCCATGCCGCCCGCCCGAAATTGATCCACACTTTTTTAAATAACCCCCTAGATCCAAAATAGGGGGTTTTATGTAAAATACTATATCGTATTTTTCACATAACCCTTACTACTCGCGATCCGAATTAGGGGTCTTTATATAAAAATACGTACCCGTATTTTACATAAAGATCCCTGAATTCGGATTTGCTTTCTGAAATCTCTGGGCCGCCGGAGATCCGGAAGGCGGCGTGGGAGCGGGGGAGAGCCGGAGAGGAGCACGAGCACAATCTTTCCTCGACGACGAGACTATGAAAACCTCCGTCCCCGCAAgaccgcaaccaggcatctccGGCGCCCCCTTCTCCACGTACGCCATGTGGGTAGGGCCGCTCGCGGCGTCGCGATGCGTCAGGCGCTCTCACGGCGGTAGGGGTGGCGCAGCAACCAGATACCACGCCGCCGCGCGCTCCGTCATCCGCGACCACGCCGGCAGCAGCGCACATGCATGGCGCTGCAAAAGCCGCATCCAGGTGTGATGCGGAAGAGAAGACAGGACAGTTGGAAATATTCAGAGTTTCGGACTTCAGAGGAAGTGTTGAAAGTCTGAATATTTCATTCAGCGGAAGAGAAGACAAGACCCTAAGGGCACACTGATGCTCATCATCTGGAGGGGATGCTGGAAATGGCACACTGCTGCTCTGCAACCAGAGAATGTGTTCTGACTTCTGAAACTATCACTAAAAATAGGAAGAGAAAATAATTTACAGTGTTTGCTCAAATTACACAGAGGGGTCTCAATGCAGCAACAAATTCAATCAACGAACGGCCGAGCACAGGACGGAGGAAAAGATCACAGGGAAACCGGAGTATTGTGTTTGGTGAAGGAAGCGAGCTGTCAGGCAACACTGAATCTGAATGTGCT from Panicum hallii strain FIL2 chromosome 9, PHallii_v3.1, whole genome shotgun sequence includes:
- the LOC112877871 gene encoding endoribonuclease Dicer homolog 1 isoform X1; amino-acid sequence: MAGGGAGDAGGGEHASAAYWYDACEDGASLLCGIDFAASADFDPGLIPAMDCGADDGFVAEIDRILESINAETTPAPPPPPPPAHALAPAPAPVAPPQPQPQLQEAFAAVAHNAVAVVDAAQRTHGVEARKEPRRESPVAAANGGGECRDGKRQRLTAAGTGGPRQDWRRRPPPPPPSRGWEDRRGRREHERPRKRDRDGHHTHDHHRREARGFWERDRGGKMVFRHGMWEAEVDRQGKRARTQDGSPAESKVEVDQTVASQKEKPVTEEQARQYQLEVLEQAKSRNTIAFLETGAGKTLIAVLLIKSICDKMRKENKKMLAVFLVPKVPLVYQQAEVIRERTGYCVGHYCGEMGQDFWDSRKWQREFESKQVLVMTAQILLNILRHSIIKMDAIHLLILDECHHAVKKHPYSLVMSEFYHTTPKDKRPVVFGMTASPVNLKGVTSQEDCAIKIRNLESKLDCIVSTIKDRKELEKHVPMPSEVIVHYDKAATLLSFHEQIKQMEATVEEAALSSAKRTKWQFMGARDAGSRDELRLVYGVSERTESDGAANLIQKLRAINYALGELGQWCAYKVAQSFLTALQNDERANYQVDVKFQESYLKKVVDLLHCQLTEGAAMKSDNNDVEMPNAENHKPNELEEGELPDSHAVSVGEHVDEVIGAAVADGKVTPRVQALIKILLKYQHTEDFRAIIFVERVVTALVLPKVFAELPSLGFIRCASLIGHNNNQEMRSCQMQDTIAKFRDGRVTLLVATSVAEEGLDIRQCNVVIRFDLAKTVLAYIQSRGRARKPGSDYILMLERGNLSHEAFLKHARSSEETLRKEAIERTDLSHLDGTSMISPVDTSPDSMYQVESTGAVVSLNSAVGLIHFYCSQLPSDRYSILRPEFIMEKHEKPEGSTEYSCKLQLPCNAPFEKLEGPICSSIRLAQQAVCLAACKKLHEMGAFTDMLLPDRGSGEREKTEQNDEGDPLPGTARHREFYPEGVAEILRGEWILSGRDGCQSSQFIKLYMYSVNCVNIGTSKDPFVTQLSNFALIFGNELDAEVLSTTMDLFVARTMITKASLVFRGPIEITESQLVLLKSFHVRLMSIVLDVGVDPLTTPWDPAKAYLFVPVGAEKCMDALREIDWTLVNSIVNSDAWNNPLQRARPDVYLGTNERTLGGDRREYGFGKLRNGSAFGQKAHPTYGIRGAIADFDVVKASGLVPARDRGHFNDYQNQGKLFMADSLWDAKDLAGMVVTAAHSGKRFYVDSICYNMNAENSFPRKEGYLGPLEYSSYADYYKQKYGVELIYKKQPLIRARGVSYCKNLLSPRFEHSEANNGEFSENLDKTYYVYLPPELCLVHPLPGSLIRGAQRLPSIMRRVESMLLAIQLKDIIGYPVPANKILEALTAASCQETFCYERAELLGDAYLKWVVSRFLFLKYPQKHEGQLTRMRQQMVSNMILYQYALNKSLQTYIQADRFAPSRWAAPGVLPVFDEETRDSEPSIFEESSPRCELHKDSYEDYADSMQEDGEIEGDSSCYRVLSSKTLADVVEALIGVYYVAGGKIAANHLMRWIGIHAELDPQEIPTSKPYIIPESIMKSIDFDTLEGALGIKFQTKGLLVEAITHASRPSSGVSCYQRLEFVGDAVLDHLITKHLFFTYTDLPPGRLTDLRAAAVNNENFARVAVKHKLHVHLRHGSSALETQIREFVKDVQEELSKPGFNSFGLGDCKAPKVLGDIFESIAGAIFLDSGYDTSIVWKVFQPLLDPMVTPDTLPMHPVRELQERCQQQAEGLEYKASRTGNVATVEVFVDGIQIGVAQNPQKKMAQKLAARNALVVLKEKETAAKKDTEKDGEKKNGSQMFTRQTLNDICLRKQWPMPQYRCVNEGGPAHAKRFVYAVRVNTSDRGWTDECIGEPMPSVKKAKDSAAVLLLELLNRNYQHKPDGK
- the LOC112873450 gene encoding peroxidase 5-like → MLMLRSDSCEQQDGVVDHGGSSALDGQSAGDVRRRERGGTAASFYGATCPPAEMIVRQEVIRGLHSDIGFAAGLVRMHFHDCFVRGCRGATLLESTPDNTAERDSPVNNAKARLEDACPGVVSCADILAFAARDSVELSGGPRYDVPGGRRDGTVSMASEVPDNIPAPTFNLDQLTQSFAAKGLTQEDMVTLSGAHTIGRAHCTAFSDRLYNFSATGAADPALDPPFLAQLQHACPATGPGGGVDPGLVVPMEPRTPYALDTLYYWGVLRGRGLFASDQALLASAPTAAQVRQSAYGSYPWKQKFAAAMVKMGQIQVLTGSSGQIRAKCSAVN
- the LOC112877873 gene encoding nascent polypeptide-associated complex subunit alpha-like protein 1, with product MVSEQAPPAEVEKTEAAESEEAAPKSEQQAADEAPVVEDVKEDEDEDDEDDDDDDDADEGELGAGATEGSKQSRSEKKSRKAMMKLGMKPVTGVSRITIKRAKNILFVVSKPDVFKSPTSETYVIFGEAKIEDLSSQLQAQAVQQFRMQDLSKAMAKQDTAAAAPADEEEEVVDETGIEPRDIDLVMTQASVSRAKAVKALKAHDGDIVSAIMELTA